The DNA sequence CCGCCCCTGCTCAGGGGAAAGGCGCCGCTGTCCGGCGAACAGTTCTCAAGCCCCCGCTTTCATGCGGAAATCCTTACCTTTTATAAATCAGGCAGCAATCTCGCCAATCTGCAAAGCAAGCGCGGCTGTCCGCATCACTGCACCTACTGCACCTATCCCGCCCTTGAAGGCCGCAATTTTCGACGCCGGCCGGCGGCCGCCGTGGTCGATGATATCGTCCGCCTGCAACAAGAGCATGGCGTCAGCTCCCTGTTCTTTGTCGATTCGGTTTTCAACGACGGCGGCCGCCATCACCTCGCCATCGCCGAGGAGATTCTCAGCCGTTCCCTGAAAATCAGCTGGAGCGCCTTCTTTCGCCCCGCCGGCCTGCCGTTGCGGGATCTGCAACTGCTGCGGCGGGCCGGTCTTTTCGCGCTGGAACTCGGCAGCGACGCGCTGACGGCCACCACCCTGCAAGGGCTCGGCAAGGGCTTTACCTTCGCCGATATTCAGGCCACCCACCAGGCCTGCCGCCAACTGCAACTGCCGGTCGCCCATTACCTCGTCTTCGGCGGCCCCGACGAAAGTCCCGCGACCCTGCGCCAAGGTCTGGCCCGGCTTGACCGGCTTCAGGGCGGCGTGCTGTTCATCTTTTCCGGCCTGCGCCTGTTGCCGGACACAAAACTGCACCAACGAGTCCTGCAGGAAGGCCGCCTCACCCCGGAAACCAAGCTGCTGCGCCCCTATTATTACTTCTCGCCGCTGATCGACCCGACCACCATGAACGAGGCTATCAGCGCCGCCTGCAAGGGCCGGCGCGAGCGCCTCTTCCCCCCGGAAGAAGCCCTGGTCCGCCTTAAAATCATGCGGCGTTTCGGTTTTCAGGGGCTGCTCTGGAATCAACTTTTAAAACGCCCATAAAAAAATTCATTTCCCGGTGACCCAGCGCAAACCGCGCAGATTTCAGCTTGACTTTAAGAACTTTCTAATCGTATACAGGTGCGACTACAAGAATGACTTTGCCGCCGCGGTCGGCCTGACGCCGACCACAACCCCCAGACCTCCATAAGGAAATGATCATAAAAACCTTACTAAAGACTTCGCTGTTGACTGTCATCTGTGCGTTTTTCCTGGTTGCGCCGGCCGCGGCGGCAACCTTTGTTGTCGACACGGTCAAGGACAGCGTCGACAACCAGCTCGGGGACGACACCGGCGACGACGGCATCATTGTCGACCTGGGCGGCGCCGGCCGACTCGCGCAGGGAACGTCCAACCCTCAATGCCTGTAAGCCGCGGGAAACGTTTTGCCCGTCAGTTTTTTATCTGCGACGGCCTGGTTCCTGGAGAAAGCTTTTCGATCATGCAAAAAATGGTTCTCGGCAAGAGCAACCTCGAGGTTTCCGAACTCTGTTTCGGCGCCCTGCCGATGGGCCCGCTGCAAAAAAACCTGACCCTGGAGACGGGCGCGGCGATCATCGCGCGGGCTCTGAAAGGCGGGATCAATTTCATCGACACGGCCCAGCTTTACGGCACCTACGAACCGATCCGCCGGGCCCTGCGGGCAACGCGAATCCGCCCCGTGCTGGCGAGCAAGTCCATGGCTCCGGACTATGAAGGCATGCGGGCTGCGGTGGAGGAGAGCCTGCGGGCCCTGGAAATCGATGATATCGATATCTTTCATCTGCACGCCGCCCGGGTCCCGGAAGAGGTGGACGTTTTCACCGAGCGCGCCGCCGCCTGGCAGGCCCTGCAGGACTGCAAACGGGAAGGCCTGGTCCGGGCCATCGGCGTCAGCACCCATTCGGTACCGACGGTTCGCCGAGCGGCGACCGTAGCCGAGGTTGATATCGTCTTTCCGCTGATCAACAAAAGCGGCGCCGGCATTCTCTACGGCACAATCGCCGAGATGGAGACGGCCATCAGACTCTGCCTGGCGCGCAACCAGGGCGTTTACCTGATGAAAGCCCTGGGCGGCGGCTGTCTGGTCCGGGAATACCATACCGCGTTAAGCTTTGTCCGGGAAAAATTTCCGACACCGGTGGCG is a window from the Pseudomonadota bacterium genome containing:
- a CDS encoding radical SAM protein; translated protein: MSRVLLISNNRATTPYPVYPLGMAVVAGALTQAGHEVAQWDLLTATDAARRDGREDAEAALLLTIIAEFRPDFICLSLRNIDNTDSFSGAAGWYLESARQTLAILRELSPVPLILGGPAFSLMPEDILAYLGADYGIVGEGEEALPRLIAALAAGENPPPLLRGKAPLSGEQFSSPRFHAEILTFYKSGSNLANLQSKRGCPHHCTYCTYPALEGRNFRRRPAAAVVDDIVRLQQEHGVSSLFFVDSVFNDGGRHHLAIAEEILSRSLKISWSAFFRPAGLPLRDLQLLRRAGLFALELGSDALTATTLQGLGKGFTFADIQATHQACRQLQLPVAHYLVFGGPDESPATLRQGLARLDRLQGGVLFIFSGLRLLPDTKLHQRVLQEGRLTPETKLLRPYYYFSPLIDPTTMNEAISAACKGRRERLFPPEEALVRLKIMRRFGFQGLLWNQLLKRP
- a CDS encoding 4Fe-4S dicluster domain-containing protein, with amino-acid sequence MPVSRGKRFARQFFICDGLVPGESFSIMQKMVLGKSNLEVSELCFGALPMGPLQKNLTLETGAAIIARALKGGINFIDTAQLYGTYEPIRRALRATRIRPVLASKSMAPDYEGMRAAVEESLRALEIDDIDIFHLHAARVPEEVDVFTERAAAWQALQDCKREGLVRAIGVSTHSVPTVRRAATVAEVDIVFPLINKSGAGILYGTIAEMETAIRLCLARNQGVYLMKALGGGCLVREYHTALSFVREKFPTPVALGMISPAEVDYNLAYFQAAATARVDLPPPTVAEKAFCIVNFLCRNCGSCIKACPNLAIARPDPEGKPQINPARCLRCGYCVGYCPQFAIRLC